The Cellulophaga sp. L1A9 genome window below encodes:
- a CDS encoding toxin-antitoxin system YwqK family antitoxin, with protein MKLFTKLIGCILCLILSCGCSEDQLNLNESDANLNLENGVLLYKNIPYTGVLVAYHQDGQLKSKINYDKGKKEGLESFWHQNGVKASERSYANNLKIGTHKGWWDTGTPKFAYHFNAKGAYDGNLKEWYKTGTLFKDFNYSKGKEAGSQKMWYASGKIRANFETINGERFGLIGLKKCYKVTVDSKNIK; from the coding sequence ATGAAATTATTTACAAAACTTATTGGTTGCATTTTATGTCTGATACTTAGTTGTGGATGTTCAGAAGATCAATTAAATCTTAATGAATCTGATGCCAACCTCAATTTGGAAAATGGAGTGTTACTATATAAAAATATTCCGTACACAGGTGTATTAGTAGCGTATCATCAGGATGGTCAATTAAAATCTAAAATCAATTACGACAAGGGCAAGAAAGAAGGTTTGGAATCTTTTTGGCATCAAAATGGGGTAAAAGCCTCAGAGCGTTCCTATGCTAATAATTTAAAAATAGGGACTCACAAAGGATGGTGGGACACGGGTACTCCAAAATTTGCGTATCATTTTAATGCTAAGGGAGCCTATGATGGAAATCTCAAAGAATGGTATAAAACAGGAACGCTATTTAAAGACTTTAATTATTCAAAAGGAAAAGAAGCGGGGAGTCAAAAAATGTGGTATGCTTCAGGTAAAATAAGGGCGAATTTTGAAACTATCAATGGGGAACGTTTTGGTTTAATTGGTCTTAAGAAATGCTACAAAGTTACGGTTGATAGTAAAAATATAAAATAA
- a CDS encoding SCO family protein codes for MQQIVLILSLFLVLSSCKNEKKINTDSLKNGKQISALPYFNTADFTPQWNTPIHKIPSFSFLDQNGDTITNATYKGHIYVANFFFTICPGICPKLTENMSSLQEVYQKDDAIMLLSHTVMPWVDTVEELKKYSRIKNVDAKKWHLVTGDKTELYTIARDGYFADDDFTKTTDVDDFIHTENFILVDKSGYIRGVYNGTIALDIKRLIRHIDILKNEDF; via the coding sequence ATGCAGCAGATAGTACTAATATTAAGTTTATTCCTAGTATTAAGTTCATGTAAAAATGAAAAGAAAATAAACACAGACTCACTAAAAAATGGGAAACAGATCAGTGCTTTGCCATATTTTAATACAGCAGATTTTACACCTCAATGGAATACACCAATACATAAAATTCCGTCTTTTTCATTTCTAGACCAAAACGGAGATACGATTACCAATGCAACCTATAAAGGGCATATTTACGTGGCTAATTTTTTCTTCACTATATGCCCTGGGATTTGTCCAAAACTCACGGAAAACATGAGTAGTCTTCAAGAAGTTTACCAGAAAGATGATGCTATTATGCTATTGTCACATACGGTTATGCCGTGGGTTGATACAGTTGAGGAGCTAAAAAAATATAGCAGGATAAAAAATGTAGATGCAAAAAAATGGCATTTGGTAACAGGGGATAAAACGGAACTCTATACCATTGCAAGAGATGGCTATTTTGCAGATGATGACTTTACGAAAACTACCGATGTAGATGACTTTATACATACAGAAAATTTTATTTTGGTAGATAAGAGCGGCTATATACGTGGTGTTTATAATGGTACTATTGCATTAGATATTAAACGTCTTATACGGCATATTGATATTTTAAAAAACGAAGATTTTTAA
- a CDS encoding sulfatase-like hydrolase/transferase produces MKSLLSIFTYSVMTLFIFSCSSKTTAEEITEEIADNGTEDDNPPNILLIIADDMGLDATPNYPIGSIKPNMPNLEGLMANGIKFNNVWANPLCSPTRATMLTGKYGTQTGITRVAQTLVSSEHILQNDMSNYNTALIGKWHLSTDASQPTTMGIDYFAGILNGTVQDYYNWSLVENSNSATSTEYVTSKLTDLSIDWVNAQDDPWFLWLAYNAPHTPFHVPPSNLHSQGDLPIDQASIDANPLPYFLAALEAMDSEIGRLLGAMSAEVRDNTVIIFIGDNGSPNQVAQEYDRSRAKGSIYQGGINVPMVLSGQGITRTNIEENSIINATDLYNTILELSGNSTNSNTDSKSFKNVLTDSGVGSREYAFSEVSYNDDTLDYTVRSATYKYMLFRNGTEALYNLDLDPLEITNLLDNALSEAEMEIYNELTSELQEIVN; encoded by the coding sequence ATGAAATCACTACTATCTATTTTTACATATTCAGTCATGACACTTTTTATTTTTTCGTGTAGCAGTAAAACCACAGCGGAAGAAATTACAGAAGAAATTGCAGATAATGGCACTGAAGATGATAACCCTCCTAATATTCTTTTAATTATAGCTGATGATATGGGTTTAGACGCGACGCCTAATTATCCTATTGGGAGTATAAAACCAAATATGCCAAACCTAGAGGGGTTAATGGCAAATGGGATTAAGTTTAATAATGTTTGGGCAAATCCTTTATGTAGTCCCACCAGAGCAACAATGCTAACAGGTAAATACGGTACTCAGACAGGTATCACAAGAGTGGCGCAGACCCTTGTAAGTTCAGAGCATATTCTTCAAAATGATATGTCTAATTATAACACCGCACTAATTGGTAAATGGCATCTTTCAACCGATGCTAGCCAGCCTACAACAATGGGAATAGATTATTTTGCAGGAATACTAAATGGTACCGTTCAAGATTATTACAATTGGAGCCTTGTAGAAAACTCAAATTCAGCTACAAGTACCGAGTATGTGACCTCAAAATTAACAGATTTATCTATAGATTGGGTGAATGCTCAAGATGATCCTTGGTTTTTATGGTTAGCTTATAATGCACCTCATACTCCGTTTCATGTACCACCATCAAATTTACATAGCCAAGGAGATTTGCCTATAGACCAGGCAAGTATTGATGCCAATCCATTGCCTTATTTTTTAGCGGCGTTAGAGGCTATGGATTCTGAAATAGGAAGGCTTTTAGGAGCAATGAGTGCTGAGGTAAGAGACAATACCGTTATTATTTTTATAGGCGATAATGGGTCGCCAAACCAAGTTGCGCAAGAATATGATAGGTCTAGGGCAAAAGGATCTATTTATCAAGGTGGTATAAATGTTCCGATGGTATTATCCGGTCAAGGTATCACTAGAACAAACATAGAAGAGAATAGTATCATAAATGCTACAGATTTATATAACACCATTTTAGAATTATCAGGAAATTCAACGAATTCAAATACAGATAGTAAGAGTTTTAAAAATGTTCTAACAGATTCAGGTGTAGGAAGTAGAGAATATGCGTTTTCAGAGGTTAGTTATAATGACGATACGCTTGATTATACGGTTAGATCTGCAACGTACAAGTATATGTTATTTAGAAATGGTACTGAAGCTCTTTATAATCTAGACTTAGATCCTCTTGAAATTACGAACTTACTTGATAATGCATTAAGTGAAGCGGAGATGGAGATTTATAACGAATTGACATCGGAGCTTCAGGAAATTGTTAATTAG
- a CDS encoding LacI family DNA-binding transcriptional regulator — protein MKPVTLKEIAQKLNISVSTASKALKDYPDVSKKTKALVHELAKTLNYKPNSLAVNLRNKETKTIGLIVPEVVHHFFSSVIKGIISQAEKKGYLVIILQSNESYKLEKKQLNLLMQQRVDGILISLANGTADFMHLNEIVAQDKPLVMFDKIAKLVRCSKVIIDDRKAAYEATQHLIDIGCKKIAHFRGALLPQNSIDRFLGYKKALLDNHMDYDPSLVYICECGDKSFEEGKTNALQLLEDHKNVDGIFINTDLVAIGALTAFQEKGIQVPNDIAVVGFSNWFMSSVISPSLTTINQPGFLMGKTAFKQLYKEIKSKKKNKPIALKEIILQTDLIQRASTTLSS, from the coding sequence ATGAAGCCAGTAACATTAAAGGAAATAGCTCAAAAATTAAACATATCTGTATCTACAGCTTCAAAAGCGCTGAAAGATTATCCTGATGTTAGCAAAAAAACAAAAGCATTAGTTCATGAACTCGCTAAAACTTTAAATTACAAGCCTAATAGCTTGGCCGTTAATTTACGTAATAAGGAGACTAAAACCATTGGTTTAATAGTACCCGAGGTAGTGCATCATTTTTTTTCTAGTGTCATTAAAGGGATTATTTCGCAGGCAGAAAAGAAGGGATATTTAGTAATTATTTTACAGTCTAATGAATCGTATAAATTAGAAAAAAAGCAGCTTAATTTGTTAATGCAGCAACGTGTAGATGGTATTCTTATATCCTTAGCTAATGGTACGGCAGATTTTATGCACCTCAACGAAATTGTTGCTCAGGACAAGCCACTAGTCATGTTTGATAAAATTGCAAAATTAGTACGCTGTTCTAAAGTTATTATTGATGATCGTAAAGCTGCATATGAAGCTACGCAACATCTAATTGATATAGGCTGCAAGAAAATAGCGCATTTTAGAGGTGCTTTATTACCCCAGAATTCCATCGATCGTTTTTTAGGCTACAAGAAGGCCTTGTTAGATAATCACATGGATTATGATCCTTCTCTAGTTTACATCTGTGAATGTGGAGATAAGAGCTTTGAGGAAGGCAAAACCAATGCGCTACAACTATTAGAAGACCACAAAAATGTTGATGGCATCTTTATAAACACAGATCTAGTTGCCATTGGTGCTTTAACAGCGTTTCAAGAAAAAGGAATACAGGTCCCTAATGATATAGCTGTAGTAGGATTTAGCAATTGGTTTATGTCTTCGGTCATATCTCCTAGTTTAACCACAATAAACCAACCTGGATTTTTAATGGGTAAAACAGCCTTTAAGCAATTATACAAAGAAATTAAAAGCAAAAAAAAGAATAAACCCATTGCTCTAAAAGAGATTATTTTACAAACAGACCTGATACAAAGAGCATCTACAACCCTTAGCTCTTAA
- a CDS encoding carbohydrate kinase family protein, producing MKTKPRTIDILCVGEILIDFIGHQSGMGIDNTRDYHRYLGGSPTNVAMNAARLGLNPALVASVGDDGFGSYIFKRLDEVGISTKYISQKKNKPTSVIFVSRTAGTPDFIPFRQADKEIKESQLSKALLLDSKIFHTTCFALSKNPAQATILKKAQEAFELGCQLSIDVNYARKLWKSRAEALKVIKAYCKFNPLVKISEDDMLRLFKKEVPHDEIFNFFHSEGVATVCLTLGSKGVKLSKQGYGVITLPAIKVDKIMDATGAGDAFWSGFLFAYINEKPIEKCLEVALKLAALKLQNVGRLPDNINIISELL from the coding sequence TTGAAAACAAAACCAAGAACGATAGACATTCTCTGTGTAGGTGAAATTCTTATAGATTTTATAGGCCATCAATCCGGAATGGGTATTGATAATACCAGAGATTACCACAGATATTTAGGAGGCTCTCCTACCAATGTAGCGATGAATGCAGCACGATTAGGACTAAACCCCGCGCTTGTGGCTTCCGTTGGAGATGATGGTTTTGGGTCTTATATTTTTAAACGATTAGATGAGGTGGGGATTTCGACAAAATACATCAGTCAGAAAAAGAACAAACCCACCAGTGTCATCTTTGTTTCGAGAACAGCGGGTACGCCAGATTTTATTCCGTTTAGACAAGCCGATAAAGAAATCAAAGAAAGCCAATTAAGTAAAGCCTTATTATTAGATAGTAAAATATTTCATACCACGTGTTTTGCCCTAAGTAAAAACCCTGCCCAAGCTACGATTCTTAAAAAAGCTCAAGAAGCTTTTGAATTGGGGTGTCAATTGAGTATCGATGTGAATTACGCAAGAAAACTTTGGAAGAGTAGGGCAGAAGCACTAAAGGTTATTAAAGCCTATTGCAAATTTAACCCACTTGTTAAAATTAGTGAGGACGATATGCTTCGCTTGTTTAAGAAAGAAGTACCACATGATGAAATTTTTAATTTCTTTCATTCTGAGGGTGTTGCTACAGTTTGTTTAACCTTAGGAAGTAAAGGCGTTAAGCTATCAAAACAAGGCTATGGTGTCATCACTTTACCGGCAATTAAGGTAGACAAAATTATGGATGCCACCGGTGCAGGAGATGCTTTTTGGTCAGGATTTTTATTTGCTTATATCAATGAAAAGCCTATTGAAAAGTGCTTAGAAGTGGCTCTTAAATTGGCGGCATTAAAGCTTCAAAATGTAGGGCGACTTCCTGATAATATTAATATTATTTCAGAATTATTATAA